In Pyrus communis chromosome 1, drPyrComm1.1, whole genome shotgun sequence, the following are encoded in one genomic region:
- the LOC137709760 gene encoding NEP1-interacting protein 1-like, producing MAMDFIAHPSRFSPSCSFSLGNFIERVKDFCNFAVSAVLGNVFSAIFTFFFALVGTVLGAMTGALIGQETESGFVRGAAVGAISGAVFSIEVFESSLILWQSDESGIGCLLYLIDVIASLLSGRLVRERIGPAMLSAVQSQMGDVESSFDEIPNIFDTGGSKGLPGDSVEKIPKIKITCHNNVDASGEKVSCSVCLQDFQLGETVRSLPHCHHMFHLPCIDKWLLRHGSCPLCRRDL from the exons ATGGCAATGGATTTTATTGCGCACCCATCTCGTTTTTCTCCTTCCTGTTCGTTTTCGTTGGGTAATTTCATCGAACGGGTCAAGGATTTCTGCAACTTCGCCGTCTCTGCGGTTCTGGGGAACGTTTTCTCTGCGatcttcaccttcttctttgcattag TGGGCACCGTGTTAGGAGCAATGACTGGAGCTTTGATAGGGCAAGAAACTGAGAGTGGGTTTGTGAGAGGAGCTGCAGTTGGAGCAATATCAGGAGCTGTTTTTTCAATTGAAGTGTTTGAATCTTCCCTTATTCTTTGGCAATCAGATGAATCAGGAATTGGGTGTCTTCTGTATTTG ATTGATGTCATTGCTAGTCTCCTAAGCGGTAGATTAGTCCGCGAGCGGATTGGCCCCGCCATGTTAAGTGCAGTGCAAAGTCAG ATGGGTGATGTGGAATCAAGCTTTGACGAGATCCCCAACATCTTCGACACTGGCGGCTCCAAAGGGTTGCCCGGAGATTCAGTTGAAAAGATCCCAAAGATCAAAATCACCTGCCACAACAACGTGGATGCTTCTGGGGAGAAAGTCTCCTGTTCAGTTTGCCttcag GATTTTCAGCTTGGAGAGACAGTAAGAAGTTTGCCACACTGCCATCACATGTTTCACTTGCCTTGTATAGATAAGTGGCTCCTAAGGCATGGCTCATGCCCTCTCTGCAGAAGGGATCTGTGA